The following coding sequences lie in one Eremothecium sinecaudum strain ATCC 58844 chromosome IV, complete sequence genomic window:
- a CDS encoding PX domain-containing protein (Syntenic homolog of Ashbya gossypii AGL313C; Syntenic homolog of Ashbya gossypii NOHBY719; No homolog in Saccharomyces cerevisiae; Syntenic homolog of Kluyveromyces lactis KLLA0E09900g), translating into MGNLTIGSKTGSTVKLLSGRRSVSYEKTVSSATLLPSTLTATVSAQQKGRFYNVIQTYLPNNGDTTSCISSYFNKNSRYLDVRDGDVVLLLGKLGRKSMYVRLVSRVGEGLVPSRCLEVNETLSKIASNPRPKRISDGSTLKHSNEGDDHSDTVSRPNQREIAQFDDEDLLYACHITECNVAEDRVWYRVECEMASGHLRVLCRYYQDFYMLHLAIIDVLRRNSPEADVSLLPKVPAPTGRISEGTSLERLGKLNNYLHSLFSSPHISEKDKHSTIVEQCLFPRAGDIVYIPKVGSFLLKQGVDGKKSEDEYWEAVSDSESTPGFPIPPHIGKGFWSER; encoded by the coding sequence ATGGGGAATCTTACAATCGGATCGAAAACAGGAAGTACAGTTAAGTTGCTATCTGGTCGCAGGTCGGTCTCTTATGAGAAAACTGTGTCTTCCGCTACGTTATTGCCATCGACACTAACGGCAACAGTGTCAGCGCAACAGAAGGGCCGTTTTTACAACGTTATACAGACATACTTACCGAACAATGGCGACACGACTAGTTGCATTAGCAGTTATTTCAATAAAAATAGCAGATACCTAGATGTACGGGATGGAGACGTTGTGCTGTTGTTAGGTAAATTAGGCAGGAAGTCTATGTATGTTAGACTTGTGAGCAGAGTTGGCGAGGGACTGGTACCTTCTCGATGCTTGGAAGTGAACGAGACTCTGTCAAAGATTGCTTCTAATCCCCGGCCTAAAAGAATCTCGGATGGCAGTACACTAAAGCATTCGAACGAGGGCGATGATCATTCAGATACGGTTTCTAGACCAAACCAAAGAGAGATTGCTCAGTTCGATGACGAGGATTTGCTCTACGCCTGTCATATCACCGAGTGTAACGTTGCAGAAGACCGTGTGTGGTATAGAGTGGAATGTGAGATGGCATCTGGGCATTTACGAGTCCTTTGTCGTTATTACCAGGACTTTTATATGCTGCATTTAGCTATTATAGATGTGCTACGACGAAACTCACCTGAGGCTGATGTCTCACTGTTACCCAAAGTTCCTGCTCCAACAGGTAGGATAAGTGAAGGTACTTCACTCGAAAGGCTGGGGAAGTTGAACAACTATCTGCATAGTCTCTTTAGTTCACCGCATATATCCGAAAAAGACAAGCACTCCACAATCGTTGAGCAGTGCCTGTTTCCACGAGCGGGGGATATAGTATATATTCCCAAGGTGGGAAGTTTCCTCCTTAAACAGGGCGTTGATGGTAAAAAGTCTGAGGACGAGTACTGGGAAGCCGTATCTGATAGCGAATCAACTCCGGGTTTCCCGATTCCTCCACATATTGGTAAGGGGTTCTGGTCAGAACGTTAA
- a CDS encoding aldo-keto reductase superfamily protein (Syntenic homolog of Ashbya gossypii ABL209C; Syntenic homolog of Saccharomyces cerevisiae YJR096W), which translates to MYEKSVTLLNGKRIPSIGLGVYAISTSSAAQVVHEALKCGYRHFDTAEYYGNEKAVGNGISAWLSEDKNNKREDVFYTTKIWTQPGGDMTRNIRERFEKVKQLGYIDLLLIHSPLGGKETRLGTYEAMQDAVDMGIVKSIGVSNYGEKHIKELLSWPGLKHKPVVNQIEVAPWIMRVDLVDYCNSQGIKVQAYSPLGQGAKWDHPSLKSIAAKKGCEPAQVLISWSLAKGLIPLPKTQNISRLQSNLDSYNVELDEEDIKALDRPELHDNQSWECTDAA; encoded by the coding sequence ATGTATGAAAAGAGCGTAACTCTATTAAACGGCAAAAGAATTCCCAGCATTGGACTTGGTGTCTACGCGATCTCAACCAGTTCTGCAGCACAAGTTGTGCATGAAGCTCTCAAATGTGGCTATAGACATTTTGATACGGCTGAGTACTACGGCAACGAAAAGGCAGTCGGTAATGGTATCTCTGCATGGTTGAGTGAAGATAAGAACAATAAGCGTGAGGATGTGTTTTACACTACTAAAATTTGGACGCAACCCGGTGGCGACATGACTCGCAATATTAGGGAGCGCTTCGAGAAGGTCAAACAACTAGGCTATATTGATCTTTTGTTGATACATTCTCCACTAGGCGGCAAGGAAACGAGGCTAGGAACCTATGAGGCTATGCAAGATGCCGTCGATATGGGTATTGTCAAGTCTATCGGGGTTTCGAATTACGGGGAAAAACACATTAAGGAGTTATTAAGCTGGCCTGGTTTGAAACACAAGCCTGTTGTAAATCAAATTGAAGTTGCACCATGGATTATGCGGGTAGACTTGGTTGACTACTGTAACTCCCAAGGGATTAAAGTTCAGGCTTACTCACCCTTGGGACAGGGCGCAAAATGGGATCATCCGTCTTTGAAATCCATCGCGGCTAAGAAAGGCTGTGAACCTGCCCAGGTTCTAATAAGTTGGTCTTTGGCGAAGGGACTAATTCCGTTGCCAAAGACCCAGAATATAAGCAGGCTACAAAGCAATCTAGACTCCTACAACGTTGAACTAGACGAGGAGGATATCAAGGCTTTAGATCGGCCTGAGTTGCACGATAATCAGTCTTGGGAATGCACAGATGCTGCCTGA
- a CDS encoding HDL304Wp (Syntenic homolog of Ashbya gossypii AGL312W; Syntenic homolog of Ashbya gossypii NOHBY718 and unannotated Eremothecium cymbalariae gene; No homolog in Saccharomyces cerevisiae), protein MTTVSGVEKLTAKTYLKGHGEIYHKKKPPAIAAEPLLSKDLHRTAVTNFSREHEHDPDKRFWTKGGSRNHTGYRLTLSTNSISEKDEGDEYEETIEQENETGVLVNTKYTEEDKAVFRKHVAFYRDKSLSRYFFRRENKLMDFVYLNDFLFNSDKILTAKVDKWLFRQVRRLEELYKLQDVLKSITLSSRGSNTTISDKSVKRLTEYASSGSETNESELPNSETQTSQHKNPGNRDITSSDDSAVQDTKDEIPESEELKNRTRLRNSRQHSWFSEFIRESFFRKRRSSEQRNSKSRSSYPSTSRSSSNCSTASAKRRTRHSYNGVPYDVGFREKYFFGGAFDSVANGVARSGSLSSWFHHLKGSLGRRRSRASVRKSSNGSFELEVKVEQLPQDLDSQKVPLQVTVIGLNNLSQTLSNDDLLNAEGDKLTRELKDINKEEEADRTSPPESTSPEKRELVNICEDDENTEEEENIEVCRTAYSDSDGSDEDDMDADIEQYLDMESVQLPPLELEFGNSFIHEIEEELGFLTNAEQHTMEAEDNVRYSNEWSKRNSAVDPLSKRTSPEHSTSLTKKSGTYNLGANYNNNSNKSEEAILSPRRNGKGKVKRTKSRELLKRVLARNVGKYNKPRAQTDSTTFHASAQLAQLPDVSLQAPYENQSLEQLFSFSFD, encoded by the coding sequence ATGACTACAGTGTCAGGGGTGGAGAAACTCACTGCAAAAACGTATCTCAAAGGCCATGGCGAGATTTATCATAAGAAAAAGCCACCAGCGATAGCAGCCGAGCCTCTACTGAGTAAAGACCTTCACCGGACCGCCGTAACTAATTTTTCTCGGGAGCATGAACATGACCCGGATAAACGGTTTTGGACGAAAGGTGGGTCCAGAAATCATACAGGCTACAGGTTGACGCTATCCACTAATTCTATTTCAGAGAAGGATGAGGGAGATGAATATGAAGAGACGATAGAACAAGAAAACGAGACTGGGGTCCTTGTTAACACAAAATACACGGAAGAAGATAAGGCCGTATTTCGCAAGCATGTTGCTTTCTACAGAGACAAAAGTCTCAGCCGTTACTTCTTTCGGAGGGAGAATAAGTTAATGGATTTCGTATACTTGAATGattttcttttcaattCTGACAAAATTCTCACCGCTAAGGTGGACAAATGGCTTTTCAGACAGGTCAGAAGACTGGAGGAACTGTACAAACTCCAGGACGTTTTGAAGAGCATAACTCTAAGTTCAAGAGGCTCAAACACCACGATAAGTGACAAAAGTGTAAAACGCTTGACAGAGTATGCTAGCTCTGGCAGTGAAACCAATGAAAGTGAATTACCCAATTCGGAAACACAGACATCACAACACAAGAATCCCGGCAACAGGGACATCACTTCCAGTGACGATTCCGCAGTCCAAGACACCAAGGACGAAATTCCGGAGTCTGAAGAATTGAAGAATAGAACTCGGTTGAGAAATTCTAGGCAGCACAGTTGGTTCAGCGAATTTATTAGGGAATCATTTTTCCGGAAGAGAAGAAGTTCGGAGCAAAGGAACAGTAAAAGCCGGTCATCTTACCCTTCTACTTCTCGAAGCAGCAGCAATTGCTCTACGGCTTCAGCAAAGAGAAGAACCCGCCATTCTTACAATGGTGTTCCGTATGATGTAGGTTTCCGGGAAAAATATTTCTTCGGAGGAGCTTTTGATAGCGTTGCAAACGGCGTCGCCCGGTCAGGAAGTCTTTCTTCATGGTTTCATCACCTGAAGGGGTCGCTAGGGAGAAGAAGGTCGAGGGCTTCCGTGAGGAAGAGCTCTAATGGCAGTTTCGAACTAGAAGTAAAAGTCGAGCAGCTACCACAGGACCTTGATTCTCAAAAAGTACCCCTGCAAGTTACTGTCATTGGTTTGAACAACTTAAGTCAGACATTATCTAACGATGACCTCCTCAACGCGGAGGGAGACAAACTCACAAGGGAACTGAAGGATATTAACAAGGAAGAGGAAGCTGACAGAACTTCCCCTCCAGAGTCAACCAGTCCTGAAAAGCGTGAGCTTGTGAATATTTGCGAGGACGATGAGAATACcgaggaagaagagaatATAGAGGTGTGCAGAACGGCCTATTCAGATAGTGACGGTTCTGACGAGGACGACATGGATGCTGACATTGAGCAGTATCTAGACATGGAGTCGGTTCAGTTACCACCTCTAGAGCTGGAGTTCGGTAACAGCTTTATACATGAAATAGAGGAGGAATTGGGTTTCCTAACTAACGCCGAACAACACACAATGGAAGCTGAAGACAATGTGCGGTACTCAAATGAGTGGTCAAAACGCAATTCTGCCGTAGATCCGCTCTCCAAACGCACCAGCCCTGAACACAGCACGAGCTTGACTAAGAAAAGCGGAACCTATAATTTGGGAGCAAACtacaacaacaacagcaacaaaAGCGAAGAAGCTATCCTATCTCCTCGTAGGAACGGCAAAGGGAAGGTTAAACGTACTAAAAGTCGCGAACTATTAAAACGTGTCCTAGCGCGAAACGTAGGCAAATACAACAAGCCTAGAGCACAAACGGATTCTACTACATTCCACGCCTCTGCTCAACTGGCTCAACTGCCTGACGTTTCTCTGCAAGCGCCATATGAAAATCAATCACTTGAGCAGCTATTTTCGTTTTCTTTTGATTAA
- the SFC1 gene encoding Sfc1p (Syntenic homolog of Ashbya gossypii AGL311C; Syntenic homolog of Saccharomyces cerevisiae YJR095W (SFC1)): MSNKKRSSPPGITLVAGGTAGLFEALCCHPLDTIKVRMQIYRKAAHGAAKAPGFISTASNIYGEGIMSFYSGLGAVVIGIIPKMAIRFSSYEFYRNLLENKETGVVSTGNTFIAGVGAGVTESVLVVNPMEVVKIRLQANRANIVAGTGVATPPKYRNAIQAAYVIIKEEGVSTLYRGVSLTAARQATNQGANFTVYSKLREYLQQYHNKESLPSWETSLIGLVSGAVGPFSNAPLDTIKTRLQKDNATKNLSSSARIFLIGRQLIHEEGFSALYKGITPRVMRVAPGQAVTFTVYEFVRKRLEAMGMFRSSTQPKPQALK; this comes from the coding sequence ATGTCTAACAAGAAACGGTCATCCCCTCCCGGTATTACACTAGTAGCTGGTGGCACTGCTGGACTTTTTGAAGCATTATGCTGTCACCCATTGGATACTATTAAGGTTAGAATGCAAATTTACCGCAAAGCGGCGCACGGAGCTGCTAAGGCGCCTGGCTTTATTAGTACTGCTTCTAATATCTACGGAGAAGGCATTATGTCTTTTTATAGCGGTTTAGGGGCCGTCGTGATTGGCATTATCCCTAAAATGGCCATTAGATTTAGTTCGTATGAGTTTTATCGGAACCTCTTGGAAAACAAGGAGACAGGGGTGGTTTCCACTGGAAACACATTCATTGCTGGTGTTGGCGCTGGGGTTACGGAGTCAGTATTGGTCGTAAATCCCATGGAAGTAGTCAAGATTCGTCTGCAGGCAAATCGGGCCAATATCGTCGCAGGTACTGGTGTCGCCACTCCGCCAAAATACAGAAATGCGATCCAGGCAGCGTATGTAATTATCAAGGAGGAAGGCGTCTCGACACTTTACAGGGGGGTGTCCTTGACTGCGGCTCGGCAGGCCACAAACCAGGGAGCTAATTTTACTGTTTATTCTAAATTAAGGGAGTACCTGCAGCAATACCACAATAAAGAAAGTTTACCTTCATGGGAAACGTCACTCATCGGATTGGTTTCAGGAGCAGTAGGGCCCTTCTCAAATGCACCCTTAGATACTATTAAGACACGCCTTCAAAAGGATAACGCCACTAAGAATCTGTCTAGTTCGGCCCGAATTTTTTTGATCGGCAGGCAGTTAATTCACGAAGAAGGTTTCAGTGCGTTGTACAAAGGAATTACTCCTAGAGTAATGCGCGTCGCACCCGGGCAGGCAGTTACCTTCACAGTCTACGAGTTTGTTCGTAAGCGGTTGGAGGCAATGGGTATGTTTCGGTCTTCCACGCAGCCGAAACCACAAGCGCTGAAGTAA